TCGTTCGTCCCGGGGCGCGATCGTCGCCCCGTCGACCGCTGGCAGCGCCGCAGCGACCGTCCGGTAGGCTTCGGCAGCGGCGTGATCCGGCGAGACGGCAGCCACCGGACCGCCCGTCTCGTGCGGGGGAACGACGGCCAGCAGGTAGTCGCCCAGTCGCTCGGCGGCTTCCCGCGCCTCGCGCCCCTCGCCGTGCGTCAGGACGGTCCCGATCGGCTCGGCACCCACGTCCGCGGCGAGGCCCGCCGTCCTGTTCGCATCGGCGACGGCGCCCGATTCGGGCGTCGCCACGGGGACGACGCCGTCGGCCTCCTGGTAGGCGATGACGGTCTCGTCCTGCAGGCCCGGGCCCGTGTCCACCAGCACCACGTCGTACGCGACCGACAGCAGGTCCAGCACCTTCCGGAGTCGCGCTGGGTCCGCGTCGGCGAACGCGGTGAGGTCCCGCTCGCCCGGGATCACCGACAGCCCCGCGGGGCCGTCGACGACGGCGTCCCTGACGGGCGTCTCGCCGGCCAGCACGCCGTGGAGCCCGCGCTCGCGGTCGAGGTTCAGCCGCCGGCCGACGTCCGGCATCGCGAGATCCGCGTCGACGACGACCGCTTGCTCGGCCGTGCGTCCGAGGACGACCCCGAGGTTGATCGCCGTCGTCGTTTTGCCGACACCGCCCTTGCCCCCTGCCACCGCGTACACGCCCCCCATTTGACGCGTCTCTCAGCGTCCGGCCGGTATATTCCTGCCGCTTCGCGCCGGCAATTTAGGCCCCAGGCTGCCGATCGCGAGACGAGGGGCTTTTGCTGTGGGATCGCAAAGTCGGGGCCATGGCTGCAGAGGACACGCAGGTCGACGCGGACGCGGTTTCGGAGAAAGTCGCGGCCGTCCGCGAGGACCTGGCCGACCGGGAAGCCGTCCTGGTCGCCTTCTCGGGCGGCGTGGACTCGAGCGTCGTCGCCGCCCTCGCCCACGACGCACTCGGCGCCGACGCCGTCGCCTGTACGGCAAAGAGCGAGACCCTCCCCGCCGCGGAACTCGAGGACGCGAACCAGGTCACCGACGAGATCGGCATCCGCCACGAGATCGTGGAGTTCTCCGAACTCGACAGTTCAGATTTCGTCGCGAACGACGGCGACCGCTGCTAT
Above is a genomic segment from Halorientalis sp. LT38 containing:
- a CDS encoding MinD/ParA family ATP-binding protein; translated protein: MGGVYAVAGGKGGVGKTTTAINLGVVLGRTAEQAVVVDADLAMPDVGRRLNLDRERGLHGVLAGETPVRDAVVDGPAGLSVIPGERDLTAFADADPARLRKVLDLLSVAYDVVLVDTGPGLQDETVIAYQEADGVVPVATPESGAVADANRTAGLAADVGAEPIGTVLTHGEGREAREAAERLGDYLLAVVPPHETGGPVAAVSPDHAAAEAYRTVAAALPAVDGATIAPRDERPLDPEAVADAIVDAEADRDGSDDEDGEAADADGTVAS